Proteins encoded within one genomic window of Rubripirellula tenax:
- a CDS encoding biotin attachment protein, producing MKKIRFMCTAFRDGFQSVYGARVFTKDFLPAVEAARDAGIDWLEAGGGARFQSLYFYCNEDAFDMMDAFRATAGPDANLQTLARGVNVVGLDSQSSDIVKLHADLFKKHGMTTIRNFDALNDVNNLIYSGQCIVDAGLKHQVCVTLMELPPGCTGAHDAAFYAKTLQDILDADIPFDAVCFKDASGTAVPSKVYETIRAARKMLPADTFIHFHTHETAGVSVLANKAAIDGGADAIDLSMAPCSGGTCQPDILVMWHALRGTEYELDIDVEKVRQAEEVFKDCMKDYFLPPEATAVEPLIPWSPMPGGALTANTQMLRDNGIMDRYPEIILAMSDVVRKGGYGTSVTPVSQFYFQQAFNNVMFGPWKKIAEPYGKMVLGYFGKTPVPPDADVIELAKTQLKIEPTTRPVLELNDADPNKGIAATKKILEAEGLPTTDENIFIAAACKEKGIKFLKGEAEVGVRKIDRDAATEKSAAPRTGPAEYTVTVNGREVFMAFEGNTATVDGKVYRVDMRPRSSGKSASTAPAAAATTDVTAQMPGAVFKLVAEAGDNVREGDTILILEAMKMEIEIASPTAGKIAEICVSVGQQIAGGQVLAKLEAVT from the coding sequence ATGAAAAAAATTCGCTTCATGTGCACTGCGTTTCGGGACGGTTTTCAGTCGGTCTACGGCGCTCGGGTGTTTACCAAAGACTTCTTGCCGGCGGTGGAAGCGGCGCGGGACGCGGGCATCGATTGGCTCGAAGCTGGCGGCGGAGCGCGGTTTCAGTCTCTGTACTTCTATTGCAACGAAGACGCGTTCGACATGATGGACGCCTTTCGCGCCACGGCCGGACCGGATGCGAATTTGCAGACGCTCGCCCGCGGTGTGAACGTCGTCGGGCTCGATTCGCAATCCAGCGACATCGTCAAACTGCATGCCGATCTTTTCAAGAAACACGGCATGACGACGATCCGCAACTTCGACGCGCTCAATGACGTCAACAACTTGATCTACAGCGGCCAATGCATCGTCGACGCGGGGCTGAAGCATCAAGTTTGCGTGACGTTGATGGAATTGCCGCCGGGATGCACCGGTGCCCACGATGCGGCGTTCTATGCCAAGACGTTGCAAGACATCTTGGATGCCGACATTCCGTTCGACGCGGTCTGTTTCAAAGATGCATCCGGAACGGCGGTACCGTCGAAGGTCTATGAAACGATTCGCGCGGCGCGGAAAATGTTGCCCGCCGATACTTTCATTCACTTTCACACTCATGAAACCGCGGGCGTGTCGGTGCTGGCCAACAAAGCCGCCATCGACGGGGGCGCCGATGCGATCGATTTGTCGATGGCGCCGTGCAGCGGTGGAACGTGCCAGCCGGACATCTTGGTGATGTGGCACGCGCTGCGAGGGACCGAGTACGAATTGGACATTGACGTCGAAAAAGTCCGCCAGGCCGAAGAAGTGTTCAAGGATTGCATGAAGGACTATTTCTTGCCGCCCGAAGCCACCGCCGTCGAACCGCTGATCCCGTGGAGTCCGATGCCGGGCGGCGCGTTGACGGCGAACACGCAAATGCTTCGCGACAACGGCATCATGGATAGGTATCCGGAAATCATCTTGGCGATGAGCGACGTGGTCCGCAAAGGCGGTTACGGCACCTCGGTCACGCCCGTGTCGCAGTTCTATTTCCAGCAAGCGTTCAACAACGTGATGTTCGGGCCATGGAAAAAGATCGCCGAACCGTACGGCAAGATGGTGCTGGGATATTTTGGAAAAACGCCCGTCCCGCCCGATGCCGACGTGATCGAGCTTGCCAAAACGCAACTGAAAATCGAACCGACCACGCGGCCGGTTTTGGAACTGAACGACGCCGACCCGAACAAGGGCATCGCAGCGACGAAAAAGATTTTGGAAGCCGAAGGATTGCCGACCACCGATGAAAACATTTTCATCGCGGCAGCATGCAAAGAGAAAGGGATCAAGTTCCTCAAGGGCGAAGCGGAAGTCGGTGTCCGGAAGATCGATCGTGACGCGGCAACGGAAAAATCTGCGGCTCCGCGAACGGGACCGGCCGAATACACCGTCACCGTGAACGGACGCGAAGTCTTCATGGCATTCGAAGGCAACACGGCAACCGTCGATGGCAAAGTCTACCGCGTCGACATGCGGCCTCGTTCGTCCGGAAAATCCGCGTCGACGGCGCCCGCCGCGGCAGCCACCACCGACGTGACGGCTCAAATGCCCGGCGCCGTTTTCAAACTGGTTGCCGAAGCCGGTGACAACGTTCGCGAAGGCGACACGATCTTGATCCTGGAAGCGATGAAAATGGAAATTGAAATCGCATCACCGACCGCAGGCAAGATCGCGGAAATATGCGTAAGCGTCGGCCAGCAAATCGCCGGCGGGCAAGTGTTGGCAAAGCTGGAAGCAGTCACTTAG
- a CDS encoding ATP-binding protein, giving the protein MTDPNQAAIAALRSAVAVSPENIELSNQLTRLLVDLMRYEEAETNVRESLSRHPGDVVLQLSLADIYFRQRKDSHAMAIVETLASGKNADPRAMVMHARLLQRSGDIRGAVSTYRDAVDRNEDVADAELESLLGISDFREQDEESEPQGAAWQEGDYDDDDPEFEMFRPTEGFESVGGMESVKEDIRVKIIYPIEHAEMFAAYGKKVGGGILLYGPPGCGKTHLARATAGEVKAGFLSIGISDVLDMWIGNSEKNLHAIFEQARRSKPCVLFFDEVDALGASRSDMKRSGGRQLINQFLSELDGIEANNDGLLCLAATNTPWHLDSAFRRPGRFDRIVFVPPPDAAARAEILQLQLTGKPTDDVDVSKIAAKTDEYSGADIKAVVDRAIEAKLHEAVKTGMPKPITTKDLLASAKEVRPSTREWFSTARNHALYANEGGLYDDILDYLKIKR; this is encoded by the coding sequence GTGACCGATCCCAACCAAGCCGCCATCGCAGCACTTCGGAGCGCCGTTGCGGTCTCGCCCGAGAACATCGAACTGTCAAACCAATTGACTCGGCTGCTGGTCGATTTGATGCGGTACGAAGAAGCTGAAACGAACGTCCGCGAATCGCTTTCGCGGCACCCCGGCGATGTCGTGTTGCAATTGTCGCTGGCCGACATCTATTTTCGTCAGCGAAAAGACTCGCACGCGATGGCGATCGTCGAAACGTTGGCATCCGGCAAGAACGCCGATCCGCGGGCGATGGTCATGCACGCCCGGCTGCTGCAACGAAGCGGCGATATTCGCGGTGCCGTGTCGACCTATCGCGATGCCGTTGATCGAAATGAAGACGTAGCGGATGCCGAACTGGAGAGTCTGCTGGGCATCAGCGACTTCCGCGAACAGGACGAAGAATCCGAACCGCAAGGCGCCGCGTGGCAGGAAGGCGACTACGACGACGATGATCCCGAATTTGAAATGTTTCGTCCGACCGAAGGGTTCGAATCGGTCGGCGGCATGGAATCGGTCAAAGAAGATATCCGCGTCAAAATCATTTACCCGATCGAACACGCCGAAATGTTCGCTGCATACGGCAAGAAAGTCGGCGGCGGTATCCTGCTTTATGGGCCTCCCGGATGCGGCAAGACGCACCTTGCGCGAGCTACCGCGGGCGAAGTCAAAGCCGGTTTTTTGTCGATCGGTATCAGTGACGTGTTAGACATGTGGATCGGCAACAGCGAAAAGAACTTGCACGCGATCTTCGAACAGGCACGCCGCAGCAAGCCGTGCGTGTTGTTCTTTGACGAAGTTGATGCGTTGGGAGCCAGTCGCAGTGACATGAAACGCAGCGGTGGCCGGCAACTGATCAACCAGTTCTTGTCGGAACTCGATGGCATCGAAGCGAACAACGACGGGCTGTTGTGCTTGGCAGCCACCAACACTCCGTGGCACCTGGATTCGGCATTTCGGCGCCCCGGGCGGTTTGACCGGATCGTGTTTGTCCCGCCGCCCGATGCCGCCGCGCGTGCGGAAATTTTGCAGTTGCAGTTAACCGGCAAGCCGACCGATGACGTCGATGTGTCAAAGATCGCGGCGAAGACCGACGAGTACTCGGGCGCCGACATCAAAGCGGTCGTCGACCGGGCGATCGAAGCGAAGCTGCACGAAGCGGTCAAAACGGGCATGCCCAAACCGATCACGACGAAGGACTTGTTAGCGTCGGCCAAAGAAGTCCGCCCGTCGACTCGCGAGTGGTTCTCGACGGCTCGTAACCACGCGTTGTATGCCAACGAAGGCGGTTTGTACGACGACATTCTTGACTATTTGAAGATCAAACGATGA
- a CDS encoding tetratricopeptide repeat protein — protein sequence MSDRYQRAQMLAGTGRMDLAENDLRRMLAEEPRDAHAHALLALVILADDSRWDEATEEAKMSVGIEPDSPFTHFAMAQCLLTRNRYPEAETAIFESLRLDPYDADYHAVLSRTRLGQSNYQAALDAAEQGLSVDAEHIDCGNLRAITLERLGRGDEAIAASRANLARDPDNALSHAALGWTLVNNGQHKEAQVAFREALRLDPHDEMARQGLMTAMNNRSFVFRQIHRFYVAMGRLNSRAAFGLIFGAWLLMQVLGSLANRIPTLGPLILPILFFYVVFVVLTWIANPLFNTVLRFHPFGQHLLNRTERWASNLIAPCLGLAVFGFAIGWWTDGLLLAILIAAYWMGGAVLVAAAFAMPTNQRRWLVGAAGMLVACVPIYGLISASMSASFEPFLSSFQAYGYSLLGIQIGSQLIAAQPVRR from the coding sequence ATGAGCGATCGATATCAGCGGGCACAGATGCTGGCCGGTACCGGACGCATGGATCTTGCCGAGAACGATTTGCGTCGGATGCTGGCCGAAGAACCACGCGATGCTCACGCGCATGCGCTGTTGGCGCTGGTGATTTTGGCGGACGATTCGCGCTGGGACGAAGCCACCGAGGAAGCGAAGATGTCGGTCGGCATCGAACCGGATTCGCCGTTCACGCACTTTGCGATGGCCCAATGCTTGCTGACTCGCAATCGATACCCGGAAGCCGAAACGGCGATCTTCGAATCGTTGCGGCTGGACCCCTACGACGCAGATTATCACGCCGTCCTTTCACGGACTCGGTTGGGGCAAAGCAACTATCAAGCGGCCTTGGATGCGGCGGAACAGGGTTTATCGGTCGACGCCGAACACATCGATTGCGGGAACTTGCGGGCGATCACGCTAGAGCGACTCGGACGGGGCGATGAAGCGATCGCGGCGTCGCGCGCGAATCTCGCACGAGACCCCGACAACGCGCTCTCGCACGCGGCACTCGGCTGGACGCTGGTCAACAACGGCCAACACAAAGAGGCTCAGGTCGCGTTTCGCGAAGCTCTGCGATTAGACCCGCACGACGAGATGGCCCGCCAGGGATTGATGACGGCGATGAACAATCGCAGCTTCGTGTTTCGCCAAATTCACCGATTTTATGTCGCGATGGGGCGACTGAATTCGAGGGCGGCATTCGGACTGATTTTTGGCGCTTGGTTGCTGATGCAGGTTCTCGGTTCGCTTGCCAATCGGATCCCCACGCTGGGGCCGCTGATTCTGCCGATCCTGTTTTTCTATGTCGTTTTCGTCGTGCTGACCTGGATCGCCAATCCGCTGTTCAACACCGTGCTTCGGTTTCACCCGTTCGGGCAACACCTGTTGAACCGTACCGAACGGTGGGCTTCCAATCTGATCGCTCCGTGCTTGGGGCTAGCCGTTTTCGGTTTTGCGATCGGATGGTGGACGGACGGTTTGTTGCTGGCGATCCTGATTGCGGCGTACTGGATGGGCGGAGCCGTGTTGGTCGCGGCGGCTTTTGCGATGCCGACGAACCAACGTCGATGGTTGGTCGGTGCCGCCGGCATGTTGGTCGCGTGCGTGCCGATTTACGGACTGATCAGTGCGTCGATGAGTGCGTCGTTTGAGCCGTTCTTGTCATCGTTCCAAGCCTATGGCTACAGCTTGTTAGGCATTCAGATTGGAAGCCAGTTGATAGCCGCCCAACCCGTACGAAGGTAA
- a CDS encoding PP2C family protein-serine/threonine phosphatase, which yields MLTTTTQSIRRVFVESDMDRVDVIDVVHGHVAVFCRRCPGKIEPNDDSAAMIQTSSGGIVMVVADGVGGCPLGYKASAIAVESIMEGVQQAAPFADLRPAILDGIERANHEILDLGIGAATTLAVVEIQDRMARAYQVGDSMTLMIGQRGSLKWKSTPHSPVGYAIESGMLDEQAAMHHDERHLVSNLVGSRSMHIEIGPAILLSARDSVVVGSDGLFDNLHLGEVVELAKSGKPEKRMAALTDLATRRMNEQKDGQPGKPDDLAILIFSP from the coding sequence ATGCTGACAACAACCACTCAATCGATTCGTCGTGTCTTTGTCGAGTCCGATATGGACCGGGTAGACGTTATCGACGTTGTACATGGTCATGTCGCCGTCTTCTGTCGGCGTTGTCCTGGCAAGATCGAACCGAATGACGACTCGGCGGCCATGATCCAAACTTCGTCGGGTGGCATCGTCATGGTGGTCGCCGACGGCGTTGGCGGTTGCCCGCTCGGATACAAGGCTTCGGCCATCGCGGTTGAGTCGATTATGGAAGGTGTCCAGCAGGCGGCACCCTTTGCGGATCTTCGTCCGGCGATTTTGGACGGCATCGAACGGGCCAATCACGAAATTTTGGATTTGGGAATCGGCGCGGCGACGACGTTGGCGGTGGTCGAGATCCAAGACCGGATGGCGCGTGCCTACCAAGTCGGCGATTCGATGACCTTGATGATTGGGCAACGCGGTTCGTTAAAATGGAAGTCGACGCCTCATTCGCCGGTCGGATATGCGATCGAGTCGGGGATGCTGGACGAACAGGCGGCCATGCACCACGACGAGCGCCACCTGGTGTCCAACTTGGTCGGTTCACGAAGCATGCACATCGAAATCGGACCCGCGATCCTGTTGTCGGCGCGAGATTCCGTCGTCGTCGGCAGCGACGGTTTGTTCGACAACTTGCACCTGGGCGAAGTGGTCGAATTGGCAAAGAGCGGCAAGCCAGAAAAACGCATGGCGGCACTGACGGATCTGGCGACCCGCCGAATGAACGAACAAAAAGACGGCCAACCGGGAAAACCCGACGACTTGGCCATCCTAATCTTCTCGCCGTAG
- a CDS encoding sodium ion-translocating decarboxylase subunit beta → MDILFEFLKTTGFASMTWGNAIMILIGIGFITLAIRKDYEPLLLVPIGMGAIVGNIPIIPGMSLSVYDEAKWLLEGNEVKYVPGSVLSYLYFGVKQGIYPPLIFLGIGAMTDFSTMLSNPKLVLLGAAAQIGVFLTFVGALFLDFNFQEAGAIGIIGGADGPTAIFLSAKLAPHLLGAIAIAAYSYMALVPVIQPPIMRLLTTREERLIRMKPPRHVSRRERMLFPVVAFLITTLIAPGAIVLLGMLFFGNLLKESTVTERLAVTARTALIDIITILLGFSVGASTQADTFLTPGSLLIFGLGATSFSVATAGGVMFAKFMNLFLTEKINPLIGAAGVSAVPDSARVVQMVGQKEDPHNFLLMHAMAPNVAGVVGSAIAAGVLWSVLTK, encoded by the coding sequence ATGGACATTCTGTTTGAGTTTTTGAAAACGACGGGCTTTGCGTCGATGACGTGGGGCAACGCGATCATGATCCTGATCGGCATCGGCTTCATCACATTGGCGATCCGAAAAGACTACGAACCGTTGCTATTGGTTCCGATCGGCATGGGCGCAATCGTCGGCAACATCCCGATCATCCCCGGCATGTCGCTTAGCGTTTATGACGAAGCGAAGTGGTTGCTGGAGGGGAACGAGGTCAAATATGTACCCGGCAGCGTCCTGAGCTACCTGTACTTCGGCGTCAAACAAGGCATCTATCCGCCGCTGATCTTTTTGGGGATCGGCGCGATGACCGATTTTTCGACAATGCTGTCGAACCCGAAGCTGGTGCTGTTGGGTGCAGCGGCACAGATCGGCGTCTTTTTGACGTTCGTCGGTGCATTGTTCTTGGACTTCAACTTTCAGGAAGCTGGCGCGATCGGCATCATCGGTGGCGCCGACGGACCGACCGCGATCTTCTTGTCCGCAAAGTTGGCGCCGCACTTGTTGGGTGCGATCGCGATTGCAGCCTACTCGTACATGGCACTCGTTCCCGTCATCCAGCCACCGATCATGCGGCTGCTGACGACGCGAGAAGAACGGTTGATCCGTATGAAACCGCCTCGCCACGTGTCACGGCGCGAGCGGATGTTGTTTCCCGTCGTCGCGTTTTTGATCACCACGTTGATCGCACCCGGCGCGATCGTGTTGTTGGGGATGCTGTTCTTTGGCAACCTGTTGAAAGAAAGCACGGTGACTGAACGGTTGGCCGTCACGGCACGAACGGCGCTGATCGACATCATCACGATCTTGCTGGGTTTCAGCGTAGGCGCCAGCACACAAGCAGACACGTTTTTGACGCCCGGTTCGTTGTTGATCTTTGGACTCGGTGCCACCTCGTTTTCCGTGGCCACGGCCGGCGGAGTCATGTTTGCCAAGTTCATGAATCTGTTTTTGACCGAGAAAATCAACCCACTGATCGGCGCCGCAGGCGTATCGGCAGTTCCCGATTCGGCACGCGTCGTGCAAATGGTCGGCCAAAAAGAAGACCCCCACAACTTCCTACTGATGCACGCGATGGCTCCCAACGTGGCCGGCGTCGTCGGCAGCGCCATCGCCGCCGGTGTGTTGTGGTCGGTACTGACGAAGTAG
- a CDS encoding serine/threonine-protein kinase: MSKVPIHRPTHKATTIAKLRIGSRIGKYRLDRRMGSGGFATVYAATDTLLGIKVALKIPSAELVSPSMLEEFRREARLTMKLDHPNILPIRDASFIDGQFVIVSPLAERTLDDRLSKRMAFETAFNMIEQVISGVAHAHQRGVIHCDIKPENILLFDDNVLRLADFGIAKAAQKTISASGTGTVGYMAPEQAMGKPSARSDVFSIGLIAYRMFSSKWPEYPFTWPMAGSANLRKRAHPDLIVVIRKTLEILPRHRYRDANALLADWEKVRLKAIRFARR; the protein is encoded by the coding sequence TTGTCCAAAGTCCCGATCCATCGACCCACCCACAAAGCGACAACGATTGCGAAGCTTCGCATCGGTTCGCGGATCGGAAAGTATCGCTTAGACCGACGGATGGGCTCGGGCGGTTTCGCAACAGTCTACGCGGCAACCGATACGTTGCTGGGGATCAAGGTGGCGCTGAAGATCCCATCGGCCGAGCTGGTATCGCCGAGCATGTTGGAAGAATTTCGGCGCGAAGCACGGCTGACGATGAAGTTGGATCATCCCAACATCTTGCCGATCCGCGACGCCTCGTTCATCGATGGCCAATTTGTGATCGTGTCGCCGCTCGCCGAAAGGACGCTGGACGATCGTTTGTCCAAAAGAATGGCTTTTGAGACGGCGTTCAACATGATCGAACAGGTCATCAGTGGCGTCGCACACGCTCACCAGCGTGGTGTGATCCACTGTGACATCAAGCCCGAGAACATTCTGTTGTTCGACGACAACGTCCTTAGGCTGGCGGACTTTGGGATCGCCAAAGCAGCCCAAAAAACGATCAGCGCCAGCGGCACCGGTACTGTCGGTTACATGGCACCCGAACAGGCGATGGGGAAACCGTCGGCACGATCCGACGTTTTTTCGATCGGATTGATCGCGTACCGGATGTTTTCAAGCAAATGGCCTGAATATCCGTTCACCTGGCCGATGGCGGGGTCCGCAAACCTTCGAAAGCGCGCGCATCCGGACTTAATCGTTGTGATCCGCAAAACCCTCGAAATCCTCCCTCGTCACAGGTATCGCGACGCGAACGCGTTGCTAGCAGACTGGGAAAAAGTGCGTTTGAAGGCAATTCGATTTGCCAGAAGGTGA